The following coding sequences are from one Epilithonimonas vandammei window:
- the uvrA gene encoding excinuclease ABC subunit UvrA — translation MATASEIDIKKYIFVKNAHLNNLKHIDVLIPKNKLIVITGVSGSGKSSLAFDTIYAEGQRRYVESLSSYARQFLGKLEKPKIDDIKGLAPSIAIQQKVISSNPRSTVGTSTEIYDYMKLLFARVGRTFSPISGEEVKKDSVTDVIDFIKNSKKDSTFLLLTPLTFEVKTFAELLKTLKVSGFTRLEVNGNLAGIEDLESFGFTPEKDMTINLVIDRFSYEEDENFLQRLADSIQMAFYEGHGYCSLKNTDTGKIREFSNKFELDGIVFNEPNVHYFSFNNPYGACPTCEGYGKVIGIDEDLVIPNKNLSLHEDAVASWKGESMSEWKKEFIKKAKDFPIHKPYHQLTKEQKKFLWKGDKTRSFPSIDNFFKMLEENLYKIQYRVMLSRYRGKTECPDCEGLRLREETSWVKIDGHNIQSLIELPLDELLPLIKSLKLNDHDKEIAKRLTYEIETRLEFLTKVGLGYLTLNRTSNTLSGGESQRINLATSLGSSLVGSIYILDEPSIGLHSRDTENLIGVLKQLRDLGNTVIVVEHDEDVMREADYIIDIGPEAGYLGGDLVFSGNYKEMLKADTLTAKYLNGDLKIEVPSKRRKTKEFIAIKGARQNNLKNVDVNVPLECLTVITGVSGSGKSTLMKEVMTNAIQIQLGMGGKKADYDSVTFPSRLIQNIELIDQNPIGKSSRSNPVTYLKAYDDIRDLFAKQKSAKVQGLKPKHFSFNVDGGRCDECKGDGVITVSMQFMADIELECEHCHGTRFKKEILEIKYDEKNISDILHMTVDEALEFFKENHEEKIATKLKPLQDVGLGYLQLGQSSSTLSGGEAQRVKLASFLVKGVTTDKTLFVFDEPSTGLHFHDIQKLLKSLQALIELGHSVVVIEHQPDIIKCADHIIDVGPNAGKYGGEIVFTGTPEDLIKEKKSFTAKYIAEKLK, via the coding sequence AAAAACGCACATCTTAACAACCTGAAACACATAGACGTTCTGATTCCTAAGAATAAACTGATTGTGATTACAGGTGTATCCGGAAGCGGTAAATCTTCACTGGCTTTTGACACGATTTATGCCGAAGGACAAAGGCGTTACGTGGAAAGTCTCAGTTCCTATGCCCGTCAGTTTTTGGGTAAATTAGAAAAACCGAAAATTGATGATATCAAAGGTTTGGCGCCATCGATTGCGATTCAGCAGAAAGTAATTTCATCTAATCCGCGTTCTACGGTCGGCACTTCTACGGAGATTTACGATTATATGAAATTGTTGTTCGCCAGAGTTGGAAGAACCTTCTCTCCCATTTCAGGAGAAGAAGTGAAGAAAGACAGCGTAACCGATGTGATTGATTTCATCAAAAATTCTAAAAAAGATTCTACGTTTTTATTGTTAACGCCTTTGACATTCGAAGTTAAAACATTTGCAGAATTACTGAAGACGCTTAAAGTTTCAGGATTCACAAGGTTGGAAGTTAACGGAAATTTGGCAGGAATTGAGGATTTGGAAAGCTTCGGATTCACGCCAGAAAAAGATATGACAATTAATCTCGTGATTGACAGATTCAGTTATGAGGAAGATGAGAATTTCCTTCAGCGTTTGGCAGATTCTATCCAAATGGCTTTCTACGAAGGTCACGGCTATTGTTCACTTAAAAATACAGACACGGGAAAAATCCGTGAATTCTCCAATAAATTTGAATTGGACGGCATTGTTTTCAATGAACCGAATGTTCATTATTTCAGTTTCAACAATCCTTACGGTGCTTGTCCAACCTGCGAAGGTTACGGAAAAGTGATTGGAATTGATGAAGACTTGGTGATTCCCAATAAAAACCTGTCGCTTCACGAGGATGCCGTAGCTTCTTGGAAAGGCGAAAGTATGAGCGAATGGAAAAAGGAATTCATCAAAAAAGCTAAAGATTTCCCGATCCACAAGCCTTATCATCAGCTCACTAAAGAACAAAAAAAATTCCTTTGGAAAGGCGATAAAACCAGAAGTTTTCCAAGCATTGACAACTTCTTCAAAATGCTGGAAGAGAATCTTTACAAAATCCAATATAGAGTAATGCTTTCCCGCTATCGTGGAAAAACGGAATGTCCGGATTGTGAAGGATTAAGATTAAGAGAAGAAACAAGCTGGGTGAAAATTGACGGACACAACATTCAGTCTTTGATTGAATTACCTTTGGACGAATTGCTTCCACTAATCAAATCTTTAAAACTCAACGACCACGATAAGGAAATTGCCAAACGTCTTACTTACGAAATCGAAACCAGATTGGAATTCTTGACAAAAGTTGGTTTGGGATATTTGACTTTGAACCGAACTTCGAACACACTTTCTGGCGGAGAAAGTCAGAGAATTAATCTGGCGACAAGTTTGGGAAGTTCACTTGTTGGTTCTATATATATTTTGGATGAGCCAAGCATTGGTCTGCATTCCCGAGATACTGAAAATCTGATTGGCGTTTTAAAACAACTTCGAGACCTTGGAAACACCGTGATTGTTGTAGAACACGATGAAGATGTGATGCGAGAAGCAGACTACATCATCGATATTGGTCCGGAAGCGGGATATCTTGGTGGTGATTTGGTTTTCAGTGGTAATTATAAAGAAATGCTGAAAGCGGATACTTTGACCGCAAAATACCTGAATGGCGATTTGAAAATCGAAGTTCCCTCCAAACGAAGAAAAACAAAAGAATTTATAGCGATAAAAGGCGCTCGTCAAAACAATCTGAAGAATGTGGATGTGAATGTTCCTTTGGAATGTCTGACGGTGATTACAGGTGTTTCAGGAAGTGGAAAATCGACTTTGATGAAAGAAGTGATGACAAATGCCATCCAAATTCAGTTAGGAATGGGTGGAAAAAAAGCGGATTATGATTCTGTGACTTTCCCTTCAAGATTGATTCAAAATATCGAATTGATTGACCAAAATCCTATTGGAAAATCGTCACGTTCCAATCCTGTAACGTATTTGAAAGCTTATGACGACATCCGAGATCTTTTTGCCAAACAAAAATCAGCAAAAGTTCAAGGTCTTAAGCCAAAACATTTTTCTTTCAATGTGGATGGTGGAAGATGTGATGAATGTAAAGGCGACGGTGTAATTACCGTTTCAATGCAGTTTATGGCAGATATTGAGCTGGAATGTGAACATTGTCACGGAACGCGTTTCAAAAAAGAAATCCTCGAAATCAAATACGACGAGAAAAACATTTCCGATATTCTTCATATGACGGTTGATGAAGCTCTGGAGTTCTTCAAAGAAAACCACGAGGAAAAAATCGCAACCAAACTGAAACCTTTGCAGGATGTTGGTTTGGGTTATCTTCAGTTGGGTCAATCCTCTTCTACTCTTTCCGGCGGGGAAGCGCAGAGAGTGAAGTTGGCATCTTTCCTTGTAAAAGGTGTGACAACGGACAAAACCTTGTTTGTATTTGACGAACCATCAACAGGATTACATTTCCACGATATTCAAAAATTACTGAAATCGCTTCAGGCGTTGATAGAATTAGGACATTCTGTAGTTGTGATTGAGCACCAGCCGGATATTATCAAATGTGCCGACCACATCATCGACGTTGGTCCAAACGCAGGAAAATACGGTGGCGAGATTGTTTTCACTGGAACTCCGGAAGATTTGATTAAAGAGAAAAAGTCTTTTACTGCGAAGTATATTGCGGAGAAGTTGAAGTAA
- a CDS encoding DNA methyltransferase, which produces MEDYLSIKEAAKLLDVNSETLRRWDNSGKFKSLRHPINNYRVYTQQQINTFVNEIKIDNYGYTPKLKLYSDIEINPFVTTKNGNLYNVDAIDFLRKLESNSVDLIFADPPYNIKKADWDIFSSQNEYLEWSKEWIMEAHRVLRDNGSLYVCGFSEILADIKFITSKYFHSCKWLVWFYRNKANLGKDWGRSHESILLLRKSKKFIFNIDEARIPYNEHTVKYPQRTQAESSQYSNSKKQYVWEPNPLGAKPKDVLEIPTISNGSWERSIHPTQKPVELLKKIILSSSNKDSLIFDPFGGSGTTYAVAEAFGRKWIGTELDKNYCIEIEKRLNDKSHIDRIFFGDDDSNSQNRRKKLRGE; this is translated from the coding sequence ATGGAAGATTATTTATCAATAAAGGAAGCTGCTAAATTACTAGATGTTAATTCTGAGACATTAAGAAGATGGGATAATTCTGGGAAATTCAAAAGTTTAAGACATCCTATTAATAATTATAGAGTATATACACAACAGCAGATTAATACATTTGTTAATGAAATTAAGATTGATAATTATGGTTACACTCCAAAATTAAAACTCTATTCGGATATCGAAATTAACCCTTTTGTTACTACAAAAAATGGTAATTTATATAATGTTGATGCAATTGATTTTTTAAGAAAACTTGAGAGTAATTCTGTAGATTTAATTTTTGCAGATCCTCCATATAATATTAAAAAGGCAGATTGGGATATTTTTTCTTCACAAAACGAATATCTTGAGTGGAGTAAAGAATGGATAATGGAAGCTCATAGGGTTTTAAGAGATAATGGTAGTTTATATGTTTGTGGTTTTTCAGAAATTCTAGCAGATATAAAATTTATTACATCAAAATATTTTCATAGTTGTAAGTGGCTAGTATGGTTCTATAGAAATAAAGCAAATTTGGGAAAAGATTGGGGGCGTTCACACGAAAGTATTCTATTATTAAGAAAGTCTAAAAAATTTATATTTAATATTGATGAAGCAAGAATTCCATATAATGAACATACTGTTAAGTATCCGCAAAGAACTCAAGCTGAATCTTCACAATATTCCAATTCAAAAAAACAATATGTTTGGGAGCCAAATCCTTTAGGTGCTAAACCAAAAGATGTTTTAGAGATTCCTACTATTTCAAACGGTTCTTGGGAGAGAAGTATTCATCCAACACAAAAACCTGTAGAATTGCTTAAAAAAATAATCTTATCTTCTTCTAATAAAGATAGTTTAATTTTTGATCCTTTTGGTGGTTCAGGGACAACGTATGCTGTGGCAGAGGCTTTCGGTAGAAAATGGATAGGAACAGAATTGGATAAAAATTATTGCATTGAAATAGAAAAGAGACTAAATGATAAAAGCCATATTGATAGGATTTTTTTTGGCGATGATGACTCAAACTCTCAAAATAGAAGAAAAAAATTAAGAGGAGAATAG
- a CDS encoding helix-turn-helix domain-containing protein has translation MKLKPIKSEQDYHQVLERLEEIFDAEPNTKEGDELEILGILVEKYENENFPIELPDPVEAIKFRMEQLNYSQNDLADVIGLKSRASEILNKKRKLSLEMIRKLSEKLHIPSEVLIQPY, from the coding sequence ATGAAATTGAAACCTATAAAATCCGAACAAGATTATCATCAAGTTTTAGAAAGACTCGAGGAAATATTTGATGCAGAACCTAACACAAAGGAAGGAGATGAATTGGAGATTCTTGGGATTCTTGTTGAAAAATACGAAAATGAAAACTTTCCTATTGAACTTCCCGACCCAGTAGAAGCCATCAAATTCCGTATGGAGCAATTGAATTATTCTCAAAATGACCTTGCAGATGTGATTGGACTAAAAAGCAGAGCAAGTGAAATCCTTAATAAAAAAAGGAAACTTTCTCTTGAAATGATAAGAAAACTGAGCGAAAAATTGCATATTCCTTCAGAAGTCTTAATTCAGCCCTACTAA
- a CDS encoding YceI family protein — protein sequence MKKLTVFALAGAALMFTACNDKKETVKDAQEVAAKTGDAYNVDLATSKVDWKAFHKGGFAPRWGTLNLKSGEITVENDAITSGDFVIDMTTLKVDPASVTEADKKPADLEAHLKNADFFDVEKQPTSDFKITAVADLAGELPKDAVAGANKTISGNLTLLGKTLNVSFPAKVTVAEGKASIEAKFTVNRADWGIKFGTDETDPAEWMISKDIEIGINVTASK from the coding sequence ATGAAAAAATTAACAGTATTTGCATTAGCAGGCGCTGCTTTGATGTTTACAGCTTGTAACGACAAGAAAGAAACAGTAAAAGATGCACAGGAAGTTGCTGCCAAAACAGGCGATGCTTACAATGTAGATCTGGCCACTTCTAAAGTGGATTGGAAAGCTTTCCACAAAGGTGGATTTGCGCCAAGATGGGGAACACTTAATTTGAAATCTGGCGAAATTACCGTTGAAAATGATGCCATCACTTCCGGAGATTTCGTAATCGATATGACAACTTTGAAAGTTGACCCTGCGTCCGTAACTGAAGCTGATAAAAAACCAGCTGACCTAGAAGCGCACCTTAAAAATGCTGATTTCTTTGATGTTGAGAAACAACCAACTTCTGATTTCAAAATCACTGCTGTAGCTGATTTGGCCGGAGAACTTCCAAAAGATGCAGTTGCTGGAGCTAACAAAACGATAAGCGGAAACTTGACATTGCTTGGAAAAACGCTAAACGTTTCTTTTCCTGCGAAAGTGACTGTTGCTGAAGGTAAAGCTAGCATAGAAGCTAAATTTACTGTAAACAGAGCAGATTGGGGAATCAAATTTGGTACGGATGAAACCGATCCTGCTGAATGGATGATTAGCAAAGACATCGAAATTGGTATCAATGTAACGGCTTCTAAATAA
- a CDS encoding TIGR02757 family protein has translation MKEKDIFDLLNEKAELYNSPDFITDDPIQIPHRFSLKQDIEIAGFLSASIAWGNRRSIINDANKMMELMGNSPYDFIMNFTDSDLNRIPQKAIHRTFNHEDFIFFLKNFRRIYTQFESLEDVFLIHDNEINFSHSIERFRNHFISEKHRGQKHVSSPYKNSASKRLIMFLRWMVRKDKKGVDFGIWEKIDPKFLSVPLDVHTANISRKLGILTRKQNDWKAVEELDLILRKYNADDPAVYDFALFGLGVSKEFE, from the coding sequence TTGAAAGAAAAAGACATCTTCGATTTGCTGAATGAAAAAGCAGAGCTCTATAATTCTCCAGATTTTATTACCGATGATCCAATCCAGATTCCGCATCGTTTTTCTTTGAAACAAGACATTGAGATTGCTGGATTTTTGTCTGCAAGCATTGCTTGGGGAAATCGAAGATCAATTATCAATGATGCCAATAAAATGATGGAATTGATGGGAAATTCGCCGTATGATTTCATTATGAATTTCACAGATTCTGACTTAAATAGAATTCCACAAAAAGCCATTCACAGAACATTCAATCACGAAGATTTTATTTTCTTTCTAAAAAATTTTCGCCGAATTTACACTCAGTTTGAAAGTTTGGAAGATGTATTTCTAATCCATGACAACGAAATCAATTTTTCTCATTCGATTGAGCGTTTTAGAAATCATTTCATTTCCGAAAAACATCGTGGACAAAAACACGTGAGTTCGCCCTATAAAAATTCCGCTTCCAAACGATTGATTATGTTTTTGCGTTGGATGGTTCGTAAAGATAAAAAAGGCGTTGATTTTGGAATTTGGGAAAAGATTGACCCGAAGTTTTTATCAGTTCCTTTGGATGTTCACACAGCTAATATTTCCAGAAAATTAGGAATTCTTACTAGAAAACAAAACGATTGGAAAGCTGTAGAAGAATTGGATTTGATTCTTAGAAAATATAATGCTGATGACCCTGCAGTTTACGATTTTGCATTGTTTGGATTGGGTGTTTCAAAAGAATTTGAATAG
- the pafA gene encoding alkaline phosphatase PafA, with translation MFRKIQIFVLAVATFGNVNAQKTKLNSGDRPKLVVGLVIDQMRWDYLYRFEKKFGQGGFKRLLGEGFSFNNVHIPYIPTVTAIGHTSIYTGSVPSIHGIAGNDWTDKETGKNVYCTKDESVNPVGTDNRKIGSHSPKNLWSTTVTDQLRIASNFQSKVVGVSLKDRASILPAGHNPTGAFWFDDATGNFITSSYYMNDLPGWVKNFNEQKNPEKLLANGWETALPINEYTESTADNVEWEYPVGTAKEPVFPYKNLLSDYATKKGVIRTTPFGNTLTLKFAESALDNYALGKGAETDFLAINLASTDYVGHSYGPNSIEVEDTYIRLDRDLATFFKMLDEKVGKNNYLIFLSADHGGANAEGFLKANKILGGFFDEGMEKNLGGELEKKYANSKLILGIDNYQIYLNQNLIKEKNLDEEAIKTTIIDHLNKDPRVLYAVDLKKIGSSAIPEPIKSRVINGYNWQRSGDIQIISHDGMLPSYAKKGTTHSVWNSYDSHIPLIFMGWGIKHGESNGDYYMTDIAPTISALLHIEFPSGAIGKPITEVIGR, from the coding sequence ATGTTCAGAAAAATTCAGATTTTCGTTTTAGCCGTGGCTACATTTGGAAATGTAAATGCGCAGAAAACAAAATTAAACTCAGGAGACAGACCAAAATTAGTTGTAGGATTGGTGATAGACCAGATGCGTTGGGATTATCTTTACCGCTTTGAGAAGAAGTTTGGGCAAGGTGGTTTCAAGAGATTGTTGGGAGAAGGTTTTTCATTTAATAATGTTCATATTCCTTACATTCCTACGGTTACGGCGATTGGTCATACTTCCATTTATACAGGTTCGGTGCCTTCTATCCACGGTATTGCCGGAAATGACTGGACGGACAAAGAAACCGGAAAAAATGTCTATTGTACCAAGGACGAAAGTGTTAATCCGGTGGGTACAGATAATAGAAAGATAGGAAGTCATTCTCCAAAAAATCTTTGGTCAACAACCGTTACAGACCAATTGAGAATTGCAAGTAATTTTCAGTCCAAAGTCGTAGGCGTTTCTTTGAAAGACCGCGCTTCTATTTTACCGGCAGGTCATAATCCCACTGGTGCATTTTGGTTTGATGATGCTACTGGAAATTTTATCACAAGTTCATATTATATGAATGATTTGCCAGGTTGGGTCAAAAATTTTAATGAGCAGAAAAATCCTGAAAAACTACTGGCAAACGGCTGGGAAACAGCGTTGCCAATCAATGAATATACAGAAAGTACTGCTGATAATGTAGAATGGGAATATCCTGTAGGGACAGCGAAAGAACCTGTTTTTCCTTACAAAAATCTATTGTCTGATTATGCCACAAAAAAAGGCGTCATTAGAACAACACCTTTCGGAAATACTTTGACATTGAAATTTGCTGAATCGGCTTTAGACAATTATGCCTTAGGAAAAGGAGCTGAAACAGATTTTCTTGCAATTAATTTGGCATCAACAGATTATGTAGGACATTCTTACGGACCAAATTCTATAGAGGTGGAAGATACTTACATCAGACTGGACAGAGATCTGGCAACCTTTTTTAAAATGCTGGATGAAAAAGTTGGGAAGAACAATTATTTGATTTTCTTGTCTGCGGACCACGGCGGTGCCAATGCAGAAGGCTTTTTGAAAGCCAATAAAATCTTAGGCGGTTTCTTTGACGAAGGAATGGAGAAGAATCTCGGCGGTGAATTGGAGAAAAAATATGCCAATTCCAAATTGATTCTCGGAATCGATAATTATCAAATCTACCTGAATCAAAATTTGATTAAAGAAAAAAATCTGGATGAAGAAGCCATCAAAACAACCATCATCGATCATCTGAACAAAGACCCTAGAGTTTTGTACGCCGTAGATTTGAAAAAGATTGGTTCATCAGCGATTCCAGAACCGATAAAATCCAGGGTCATTAATGGTTATAACTGGCAGAGAAGTGGAGATATTCAAATCATTTCTCACGACGGGATGTTACCAAGTTACGCCAAAAAAGGAACCACTCATAGTGTTTGGAATTCTTACGATTCTCACATTCCGTTGATTTTTATGGGTTGGGGCATAAAACACGGCGAGAGTAATGGTGATTATTATATGACAGATATTGCACCAACGATCTCCGCGTTACTTCATATCGAATTTCCAAGCGGTGCCATCGGAAAACCAATTACGGAAGTGATTGGGAGATAG